A genomic window from Petrotoga mexicana DSM 14811 includes:
- the glnA gene encoding type I glutamate--ammonia ligase, with protein sequence MTKEELLEQIESQGIKYIRLQITDINGALKNVEIPSTELESSLTNGTMFDGSSIEGLVRINESDMLLKPDIDTFTVLPWTVEREKVGRFICDIHTSDGKHFPGDPRYVLKKVMNEMKEYGYTPYAGPEPEFFILPRDEKTRQPVLSPLDKGGYFDLLPIDLGERVRKNMVETLQSMGIRVEAAHHEVANSQHEIDFRYDNALKTADNIQTFKLVVRTIALLNGLWATFMPKPFFGMNGSGMHTHLSIFKDGKNIFYDPNGTYQLSNELRWFIGGVFKHIDSITVLANPTINSYKRLVPGYEAPVNIAWSVSNRSALVRIPMQRGDGTRLELRSPDPTANPYLLLASVFSAGLEGIKNKIEPPQPVDGNIYEMDHREKNEKNIRYLPGSLQESLEALKKDELMKDVLGKHIFEKFVELKEKEIEEYKIAVTDWEISRYINQF encoded by the coding sequence ATGACAAAAGAGGAACTATTGGAACAGATAGAAAGTCAAGGTATAAAGTATATTAGACTCCAAATTACAGATATCAACGGTGCCTTGAAAAACGTTGAAATTCCATCTACAGAGTTAGAATCTTCTTTGACTAACGGGACTATGTTTGATGGTTCATCAATTGAGGGTCTAGTAAGAATCAACGAATCAGATATGTTACTTAAACCTGACATAGACACATTTACAGTTTTACCATGGACAGTTGAAAGAGAAAAAGTGGGTAGGTTTATTTGTGACATTCACACTTCTGATGGTAAACATTTCCCAGGGGACCCAAGATATGTGTTGAAGAAAGTCATGAATGAAATGAAAGAGTACGGTTATACCCCATATGCCGGTCCAGAACCAGAATTTTTTATTCTCCCAAGGGATGAGAAGACAAGGCAGCCAGTATTATCTCCTCTTGATAAGGGAGGATATTTTGATTTACTTCCCATAGATTTAGGGGAAAGGGTCAGAAAGAACATGGTGGAAACTCTACAAAGTATGGGTATTCGAGTGGAGGCTGCTCACCACGAAGTAGCGAATTCCCAACATGAGATTGATTTCAGGTACGACAACGCCCTAAAAACGGCTGACAATATTCAAACTTTTAAATTGGTTGTAAGGACGATAGCCCTATTGAACGGACTATGGGCAACATTTATGCCTAAACCATTTTTTGGTATGAATGGTTCAGGGATGCATACCCACTTGAGTATCTTTAAAGACGGAAAGAATATCTTTTACGATCCAAACGGTACTTATCAGTTAAGCAATGAGCTTAGATGGTTTATTGGGGGAGTTTTTAAACATATTGATTCGATAACCGTTTTGGCAAATCCTACGATAAACTCATATAAAAGGTTAGTCCCTGGTTACGAAGCTCCTGTTAACATCGCATGGTCTGTATCAAACAGAAGTGCTTTAGTGAGGATACCCATGCAGAGAGGTGATGGAACTAGGTTAGAACTGAGATCTCCAGATCCAACAGCAAATCCTTATTTACTGTTAGCAAGTGTATTTTCAGCTGGTTTAGAAGGTATAAAAAACAAGATTGAACCTCCTCAACCTGTTGATGGAAATATTTACGAAATGGACCACAGAGAAAAGAACGAAAAAAATATTAGATATTTACCTGGTTCACTCCAAGAATCCTTGGAAGCCTTGAAAAAGGATGAACTTATGAAAGATGTTTTGGGAAAACATATATTTGAAAAATTTGTAGAATTAAAAGAAAAGGAGATTGAAGAGTATAAGATAGCGGTAACTGATTGGGAGATTAGTAGGTACATAAACCAATTTTGA
- a CDS encoding ammonium transporter yields the protein MKRAWKSLLMLSVAFIVPTALLADSITMEEVVRSIDTMWTLLAAFLVFFMQAGFVLVEAGFTRSKNTVNIIMKNFTDFLVGSILYWIVGFTIMFGVGNGFIGWQGSFEYLGLNIPLNAFLIFQTVFAATAATIVSGAMAERTKFTGYLIYSVFISAFIYPIVGHWIWGGGWLSDMVDFAGSTVVHSVGGWAALMGTMVLGPRTGKYRSDGTPNKIPGHSLVLAALGVFILWFGWFGFNPGSTISGLNLKIGDIAMTTNLAASAGGLGALTIGWFIYKKPDVNSTLNGVLAGLVGITAGCASVTNVGAAIIGALSGSLVVLAIEFFDKIHIDDPVGAISVHGVGGVFGTLMVGIFAVDGGLLYGGGVNLFLTQLKGVLAVAGWTLATTYILFKSIDLTIGLRIDSTSEIEGLDFVEHGSVSYPDLTPLKGRSVRVKIDEEGE from the coding sequence ATGAAGAGAGCTTGGAAGAGTTTGTTGATGTTGTCGGTTGCCTTTATTGTTCCAACCGCCTTACTCGCAGATAGTATTACTATGGAGGAAGTGGTACGCTCCATTGATACTATGTGGACTTTACTCGCAGCGTTTTTAGTGTTTTTTATGCAAGCTGGATTTGTGCTCGTGGAAGCAGGGTTTACAAGATCAAAGAATACGGTAAACATCATTATGAAAAATTTTACTGATTTTTTGGTCGGCTCAATACTTTACTGGATAGTAGGATTTACAATTATGTTCGGAGTTGGAAATGGTTTCATAGGTTGGCAAGGAAGTTTTGAATATCTGGGGTTAAACATTCCGCTTAACGCTTTTTTAATATTCCAGACGGTATTTGCTGCAACCGCTGCAACTATTGTATCCGGAGCGATGGCGGAAAGAACTAAATTCACTGGCTATCTGATCTACAGTGTTTTCATCAGTGCATTTATATATCCCATAGTTGGTCATTGGATATGGGGTGGAGGTTGGTTATCAGATATGGTCGATTTTGCAGGTTCCACAGTTGTCCATTCTGTAGGCGGCTGGGCAGCACTGATGGGAACAATGGTTTTAGGACCAAGAACCGGTAAATACAGATCAGATGGAACGCCGAACAAGATACCAGGACATAGCTTAGTTTTAGCTGCTTTGGGTGTTTTCATCCTATGGTTTGGATGGTTTGGTTTTAACCCAGGAAGTACCATTTCGGGTTTAAATCTCAAAATCGGTGATATAGCAATGACCACAAATTTAGCTGCCTCGGCAGGAGGATTAGGAGCATTGACGATAGGTTGGTTTATCTACAAAAAACCGGATGTCAACTCTACCCTAAATGGTGTTTTAGCTGGATTAGTGGGGATCACTGCCGGTTGTGCCAGCGTTACAAACGTTGGAGCTGCAATAATAGGAGCTTTATCCGGTAGTTTAGTTGTGTTAGCTATAGAATTTTTTGACAAAATACATATTGATGATCCAGTTGGAGCAATCTCTGTGCACGGGGTTGGTGGAGTATTCGGTACATTAATGGTTGGGATATTCGCTGTGGACGGTGGATTGCTCTACGGTGGAGGAGTAAACCTGTTTTTAACCCAGCTTAAAGGGGTGTTAGCTGTTGCAGGTTGGACCCTTGCAACTACTTACATTCTTTTTAAAAGTATCGATTTAACAATAGGTTTGAGGATTGATTCTACTAGTGAAATAGAGGGCTTAGATTTTGTAGAACATGGATCTGTCAGTTATCCTGATTTAACTCCGCTTAAAGGGCGAAGCGTGAGAGTAAAAATTGATGAGGAGGGTGAATAA
- a CDS encoding inositol monophosphatase family protein codes for MTKNDFIVIKRIVYNAGEKLKVWSTENFHVNSKKSRTDLVTDVDYQIQEYLIEEINKSFPNSLFLAEESGLTQTPDKNEYWVIDPIDGTVNFSRGLPEHCISVAYVENKEPTIGIIYSPFMNLFYSATKNNGAYLNDERLRPNWAKNFEDAMISLGNERGNTYKYFKALEEKVMRIRLFGTAALQIAYVASGFLDAFISIRSHPWDVAAGHLILEEAGGEIVDINGKNANIFQADALYCNPYIIQDLLNNLKNIQKFQ; via the coding sequence TTGACAAAAAATGATTTCATTGTAATAAAAAGAATAGTTTATAATGCGGGAGAAAAATTAAAAGTGTGGAGCACCGAGAATTTCCATGTTAATTCAAAAAAATCTCGAACCGATCTTGTAACCGATGTAGATTACCAAATACAGGAATACCTAATAGAAGAGATAAATAAAAGTTTCCCAAATTCATTATTTTTAGCAGAAGAATCAGGACTAACCCAAACTCCTGATAAAAACGAATATTGGGTTATAGACCCTATAGACGGTACGGTAAATTTTTCAAGGGGTTTGCCAGAACATTGTATCTCAGTAGCATATGTTGAAAACAAAGAACCAACGATAGGTATCATCTATTCACCTTTTATGAACCTTTTTTACTCTGCCACAAAAAACAATGGCGCTTATTTAAACGATGAAAGATTGAGACCAAACTGGGCAAAAAATTTTGAAGATGCTATGATTTCTCTTGGAAATGAGAGAGGGAATACATACAAATATTTTAAAGCGTTGGAAGAAAAAGTTATGAGGATTAGATTGTTTGGTACCGCTGCCTTGCAGATCGCTTATGTGGCATCGGGTTTTTTGGATGCCTTCATATCTATAAGATCTCATCCATGGGATGTAGCAGCAGGTCATTTAATATTAGAGGAAGCTGGCGGGGAAATTGTAGATATCAATGGAAAAAATGCAAATATTTTCCAGGCGGATGCTCTTTACTGCAATCCTTACATTATTCAAGATCTGCTAAATAATTTAAAAAATATTCAAAAATTTCAATGA
- a CDS encoding P-II family nitrogen regulator, producing the protein MGYKKIECFIRPEKFEEVIVGLEKVGIEGINVDKIYGYGSQKGEEKEVENYKQKKEYEVKFKEKIKLEIVTEESKVEKIIETIKTHAQTGKIGDGKIYITPIEESIKIRTT; encoded by the coding sequence ATGGGATACAAAAAAATTGAATGCTTTATTAGGCCAGAAAAATTTGAGGAAGTCATTGTAGGATTAGAAAAAGTAGGTATCGAGGGCATTAATGTTGATAAGATCTATGGATATGGTAGTCAAAAAGGTGAGGAAAAAGAGGTAGAAAATTACAAACAGAAAAAAGAATATGAAGTAAAATTCAAGGAAAAGATCAAGTTAGAAATAGTTACCGAAGAAAGTAAAGTTGAAAAAATTATAGAAACTATAAAAACACATGCGCAAACAGGTAAGATAGGTGATGGAAAGATTTATATTACACCGATAGAAGAAAGTATAAAAATACGAACCACTTAA
- a CDS encoding glutamate synthase subunit beta: MGDPQGFLKYERKNPEERPPKMRINDWEELYIEMEKDELRIQAARCMNCGTPFCHSGILINNMVSGCPLNNLIPEWNDLVYRNLWREAYERLIETNSFPEFTGRVCPAPCEKACVNNLVKDPVSIKSIEYYIIEEAFKNGWVEEDKPSYSTGKKVAVVGSGPAGLSCAWELNRYGHEVTVFEKNEYPGGLLTYGIPNMKLDKKIVKRRIELMGKSGIQFKTNVDVGKDYPVQKLKEEFDAVVLCGGTAKARDLNVEGRNLKGIYFATEFLKSANERILSRLLKSEKDIEEISAKGKNVIVIGGGDTGTDCVGVSLRQGCKSVVQFEIMDKPPLLRRQNNPWPEWPKVLTVDYAQEEYAEQFGKDPRLYNISTRRFVGDTKGKVKEVHTVEVEWEHDKTGKLFLREIDGTEKVWKADLVLLALGFLGPENYLIEQLNVETNKRSNVKTGEGKYSTNVEEIFSAGDMRRGQSLVVWAINEGKQAAKECNEYLISSNNNNNKQRRLKTL, from the coding sequence ATGGGCGACCCACAAGGATTTCTAAAGTACGAAAGAAAAAACCCTGAAGAAAGACCCCCAAAAATGAGAATAAATGATTGGGAAGAATTATATATAGAAATGGAAAAAGACGAACTCCGAATACAAGCAGCAAGATGTATGAACTGTGGCACGCCGTTTTGTCACTCTGGTATATTGATAAATAATATGGTTTCAGGGTGCCCCTTGAATAATTTGATTCCAGAATGGAACGATTTAGTCTATAGAAACCTTTGGAGAGAAGCTTATGAAAGGTTGATCGAAACAAACAGTTTCCCGGAGTTCACAGGCAGGGTCTGTCCGGCTCCTTGCGAAAAAGCTTGTGTAAACAATTTGGTAAAGGATCCAGTTTCCATTAAAAGTATTGAATATTATATCATAGAAGAAGCGTTCAAAAATGGTTGGGTAGAAGAGGATAAACCATCTTACTCTACTGGTAAAAAGGTAGCTGTTGTAGGTTCTGGACCGGCAGGGTTGTCGTGTGCTTGGGAGTTAAACAGATATGGTCATGAAGTTACCGTTTTTGAAAAGAACGAATACCCAGGGGGCTTATTAACTTACGGCATACCAAATATGAAATTGGACAAAAAGATTGTAAAAAGGCGTATAGAATTGATGGGAAAATCAGGTATACAATTCAAGACTAATGTGGACGTTGGTAAAGATTACCCAGTTCAAAAGCTAAAAGAAGAATTTGATGCCGTTGTATTATGTGGAGGTACCGCTAAAGCGAGGGATCTAAATGTGGAAGGAAGAAATCTAAAAGGGATATACTTTGCCACAGAATTTTTGAAGAGTGCGAACGAGAGAATACTGTCTCGACTTTTAAAAAGTGAAAAAGATATTGAGGAGATCTCTGCCAAGGGTAAAAATGTTATCGTAATCGGAGGAGGCGATACAGGAACGGATTGTGTGGGAGTTAGTTTAAGGCAGGGTTGTAAAAGTGTGGTACAGTTTGAAATTATGGACAAACCTCCACTTTTAAGGAGGCAAAACAATCCTTGGCCAGAATGGCCCAAGGTTTTAACTGTTGATTATGCTCAGGAGGAATATGCCGAACAATTCGGTAAAGATCCAAGATTGTACAATATTTCAACTAGAAGATTTGTTGGAGATACAAAAGGCAAAGTTAAAGAGGTTCATACCGTTGAAGTAGAATGGGAACATGATAAAACAGGGAAATTGTTTCTAAGAGAAATAGATGGAACAGAAAAGGTATGGAAGGCAGATTTAGTTCTGTTAGCCTTGGGATTCTTAGGCCCTGAAAACTATTTAATTGAGCAATTAAATGTAGAAACAAATAAAAGATCAAACGTTAAAACCGGAGAAGGAAAATATTCGACAAATGTGGAAGAGATTTTTTCAGCTGGAGATATGAGAAGGGGACAAAGTTTGGTAGTATGGGCAATAAATGAAGGGAAACAAGCGGCTAAAGAGTGTAATGAATACTTAATTTCTTCCAATAATAACAATAATAAACAGCGTCGGCTCAAAACGCTGTAG
- the gltB gene encoding glutamate synthase large subunit, which yields MNKGLYDPKFEHDACGVGLVASTKGIKSHEIVDKSLTVLKNMAHRGARGRGENDGDGAGVLLQIPHDFLIKESKHLGFTLPNESEYAVGMIFCPRDKTLTNIFKQQFEKIATNQGQKVIGWRDVPINEAFVGPTALKSMPSFLQVFIVKNPTLKSRIEFERKLYLIRKKSEKEIKIPHIYPNKAFYIASLSSKTIVYKGMLTAEQLKYFFSDLTDPLFKSAFSIVHSRFSTNTFPSWERAHPYRYMVHNGEINTIIGNVNWMRARQSKVSTDIFGENINDIFPIIDEDGSDSAMFDNNLEFLYLSGRSLPHSIMMMMPEPWENNQTMDAEKKAFYEYHSCLMEPWDGPAAIIFTDGLKVGATLDRNGLRPLRYYITEDELILASEAGVLEIPPQKILRKGRITSGNMLLLDIESGRILNDEEIKRPIISEKPYFSWVKENIVNLEDLPEHSKKGNMEIDEVPLTTKQKCFGYTFEDIEMIIEPMVIDASDPVGAMGDDTPLAVLSERPKLLYEYFKQLFAQVTNPPIDAIREKIITSTHLYIGSEGNLIDPSSINCRQIKIKNPILTNDEMEKIKNLDLEGFKAITLPILYKVKDGEEGLKKAITKLFQKADSVINDGVNILILTDKGVNQNYAPIPALLAVSGLHHHLVRRENRTEIGIILESAEPREVHHFCTLLSYGASAINPYLTYESIESLVNKGYIKGLKYEEAVQRYKDASLKGIQKVLSKLGISTLQGYQGAQTFEIVGIKKSIVEQFFTGTTSQVEGIGLKEIAQEVSKRHSSAFNQFNRGALLDSEGLMKWRAKGEYHLYNPKSIYYLQNAVKNNDYELFKKFSQSIVDEDAKLYSLRSLFEFNFDKTKAIPLDEVEPVESIVKRFKTGAMSFGSISQEAHETIAIAMNRIGAKSNTGEGGEDSNRFAKEQNRDSKNSSIKQVASGRFGVTIDYLNNAQEIQIKVAQGAKPGEGGELPGNKVYPWVAKVRNSIPGVTLISPPPHHDIYSIEDLAELIYDLKNANRNARINVKLVSKSGVGTIAAGVAKAGADVILISGFDGGTGASPRTSIRHAGLPWELGLAETHQTLVLNKLRDRVTLETDGKLLTGKDIVIAALLGAEEFGFATIVLVALGCVMMRVCNLDTCPVGIAIQNPVLRKNFKGDPQYIVNLMYFLASEVREYMAKLGFRTFSEMVGRVDKLRQKEIKSHWKAHSIDLSKLLYKPEIKDYSFSQYPKPINNGLSDILDITKLLPICQNALENGEKIEATLAIKNVNRTVGTILGSEIIKRYGEEGLPEDTIKIHFKGSAGQSFGAFIPKGETLILEGDSNDYIAKGLSGGKIIVYPPKDSRFYDEENVIVGNVALYGATSGETYISGLAGERFAVRNSGSTAVVEGVGEHGCEYMTGGKVVILGKTGRNFAAGMSGGIAYVYDKDNSFESKCNKDTVLLEKVEDENEKNEIKELIKKHYKYTSSNVAKNILNNWGKTKERFVKVIPKDYKRMMDVVNRMHIEGITGEEALMKAFEENYKQQSLVQTH from the coding sequence ATGAATAAAGGACTTTACGATCCAAAATTTGAGCATGATGCTTGTGGTGTTGGATTAGTTGCAAGTACAAAAGGAATAAAGTCACATGAAATAGTTGACAAATCGTTGACTGTTTTAAAAAATATGGCTCATCGTGGTGCACGAGGCAGAGGAGAAAATGATGGGGACGGAGCAGGGGTACTGCTGCAGATTCCTCATGATTTTTTAATAAAAGAATCAAAACACTTAGGATTCACTCTTCCAAATGAAAGTGAATATGCCGTGGGTATGATTTTCTGCCCGCGTGATAAAACTCTTACAAATATCTTCAAACAGCAATTTGAAAAAATAGCCACCAATCAAGGCCAAAAGGTGATAGGTTGGAGAGATGTACCTATCAATGAAGCATTTGTTGGCCCAACTGCATTAAAAAGTATGCCATCTTTTCTCCAAGTTTTTATCGTTAAGAATCCTACCTTGAAATCTAGAATAGAATTTGAAAGAAAATTATATCTAATTAGGAAAAAAAGTGAAAAGGAGATAAAAATACCGCACATATATCCAAATAAGGCCTTTTATATAGCCAGTTTATCTTCTAAAACAATTGTCTATAAAGGGATGTTAACGGCGGAACAATTAAAGTACTTTTTCTCAGATTTGACTGATCCTCTTTTCAAATCAGCATTTTCTATTGTACACTCCAGATTCAGTACGAACACATTTCCCAGTTGGGAAAGGGCTCATCCCTATAGGTATATGGTTCACAACGGAGAGATAAACACTATAATTGGTAACGTTAATTGGATGAGGGCAAGGCAATCCAAGGTAAGCACTGATATCTTTGGAGAAAACATCAACGATATTTTTCCCATAATCGATGAGGATGGTAGTGATTCAGCAATGTTTGACAACAATTTAGAATTCCTTTATTTATCTGGTAGATCGTTACCACATTCGATAATGATGATGATGCCAGAACCTTGGGAAAACAATCAAACAATGGATGCAGAAAAGAAAGCTTTTTATGAATATCATAGTTGTTTGATGGAACCTTGGGATGGTCCCGCGGCGATTATTTTTACCGATGGCTTAAAGGTAGGAGCAACACTGGACAGAAACGGATTGAGACCGTTAAGATACTACATAACGGAAGATGAATTGATTCTTGCTTCGGAAGCTGGGGTTCTTGAAATACCTCCTCAAAAGATTTTAAGGAAGGGAAGGATCACCTCAGGGAACATGTTGTTGTTGGATATTGAGAGTGGTCGAATACTAAATGACGAAGAGATAAAACGACCGATAATTTCAGAAAAGCCCTATTTCTCGTGGGTAAAAGAGAACATTGTGAATCTAGAAGACCTTCCTGAGCATTCAAAAAAGGGAAATATGGAAATCGATGAGGTACCTTTAACTACAAAACAAAAATGTTTCGGATACACATTTGAAGATATTGAGATGATCATAGAACCTATGGTTATAGATGCTTCTGACCCCGTTGGGGCTATGGGGGATGACACACCTTTGGCCGTTTTATCTGAACGTCCAAAGTTGTTGTATGAATATTTTAAACAGCTTTTCGCTCAAGTAACCAATCCTCCTATAGATGCGATAAGAGAAAAAATTATCACCTCTACCCATCTTTACATAGGTTCTGAAGGTAATCTTATTGATCCATCATCCATCAATTGTAGGCAAATTAAGATCAAAAACCCTATTCTCACCAACGATGAAATGGAAAAGATAAAAAATCTTGACTTAGAAGGTTTTAAAGCGATCACCTTACCCATCTTATACAAGGTAAAAGATGGAGAAGAAGGATTAAAAAAGGCGATTACAAAACTCTTTCAAAAAGCAGATTCTGTCATAAACGATGGTGTTAACATATTGATATTGACAGATAAAGGAGTTAACCAAAATTATGCACCAATTCCAGCTTTATTGGCGGTATCGGGTCTTCATCACCATTTGGTTAGAAGAGAAAATAGAACAGAGATTGGAATAATTTTGGAATCTGCAGAACCAAGAGAGGTACACCATTTTTGTACACTTCTAAGTTATGGAGCTTCTGCTATCAATCCATATCTCACCTATGAAAGTATTGAAAGTTTAGTTAACAAAGGTTACATTAAAGGTTTGAAATATGAAGAAGCCGTTCAAAGGTATAAAGATGCATCTTTGAAAGGTATTCAAAAAGTGTTATCAAAGCTTGGGATATCAACCCTCCAAGGTTATCAAGGGGCTCAAACCTTTGAAATAGTAGGAATAAAAAAGTCTATCGTAGAGCAATTTTTTACAGGAACCACTTCACAAGTAGAAGGGATAGGCTTAAAAGAAATAGCTCAAGAAGTTTCTAAACGCCATTCGAGTGCATTTAATCAGTTTAATAGAGGAGCGTTACTTGATTCAGAAGGTCTTATGAAATGGAGGGCAAAAGGTGAGTATCACTTGTACAACCCTAAATCCATTTATTATTTACAAAATGCTGTTAAAAACAACGATTATGAACTTTTCAAAAAGTTTTCACAATCTATAGTCGATGAAGACGCAAAATTATACAGTTTGAGAAGTCTTTTTGAGTTCAATTTCGATAAAACGAAAGCAATTCCCCTTGACGAAGTAGAACCTGTCGAATCGATTGTTAAAAGGTTCAAAACAGGAGCTATGTCTTTTGGTTCAATAAGCCAAGAAGCCCACGAAACCATAGCAATAGCTATGAATCGAATAGGTGCAAAGAGTAATACAGGTGAAGGAGGGGAGGATTCAAACCGTTTTGCAAAAGAACAAAATAGGGATTCAAAGAATAGCTCAATAAAGCAGGTGGCTTCTGGAAGATTCGGAGTCACGATCGACTACTTAAACAACGCTCAAGAGATCCAAATAAAGGTAGCCCAAGGTGCAAAACCTGGAGAAGGGGGAGAGCTACCTGGGAATAAGGTCTATCCATGGGTAGCAAAGGTAAGGAACTCTATTCCAGGAGTTACTCTCATTTCACCTCCTCCACATCACGATATCTACTCGATAGAAGATTTAGCAGAATTGATATACGACCTAAAAAACGCCAATAGAAACGCTCGAATAAACGTAAAATTGGTTTCAAAATCTGGTGTAGGAACCATAGCAGCGGGTGTAGCAAAAGCTGGAGCGGATGTAATATTGATAAGCGGTTTTGATGGTGGTACCGGAGCTTCGCCACGTACTAGTATAAGGCATGCAGGTTTGCCATGGGAATTAGGATTAGCTGAAACTCATCAGACCTTGGTGTTGAACAAGTTGAGAGACAGGGTCACTTTGGAAACGGATGGTAAGTTGCTAACTGGAAAAGACATAGTGATTGCAGCACTTTTAGGCGCAGAAGAGTTTGGATTTGCCACAATTGTGTTAGTTGCCTTAGGTTGTGTCATGATGAGAGTTTGCAATTTGGATACATGTCCTGTGGGAATTGCGATACAAAACCCTGTACTGAGAAAAAATTTCAAAGGTGATCCTCAATACATTGTCAACCTCATGTACTTTCTCGCATCTGAAGTAAGGGAATATATGGCCAAGTTAGGATTCAGAACGTTTAGTGAAATGGTGGGACGTGTTGATAAATTAAGACAAAAAGAAATAAAAAGTCATTGGAAAGCACATAGTATTGATCTTTCAAAATTATTATACAAACCAGAAATAAAAGATTACTCATTCAGCCAATATCCTAAACCAATAAATAACGGATTATCAGATATCTTGGATATAACCAAATTACTTCCCATTTGCCAGAATGCATTAGAAAATGGTGAAAAGATTGAGGCCACTTTAGCTATAAAAAATGTGAATAGAACCGTTGGAACAATTTTGGGAAGCGAAATAATTAAAAGGTATGGTGAGGAAGGTCTGCCTGAAGATACAATAAAAATACATTTCAAAGGATCAGCTGGCCAAAGTTTTGGAGCCTTCATTCCCAAGGGGGAAACGTTGATATTAGAAGGCGATTCAAACGATTACATAGCGAAAGGTTTATCGGGTGGAAAAATTATAGTATACCCCCCGAAGGATTCTCGATTCTATGATGAAGAAAATGTAATTGTTGGTAACGTTGCATTGTATGGAGCAACAAGCGGTGAAACATACATCAGTGGTTTAGCGGGTGAACGCTTCGCAGTCAGAAACAGTGGCTCTACTGCTGTGGTTGAAGGTGTTGGCGAACATGGCTGTGAATATATGACTGGTGGAAAGGTTGTTATACTTGGTAAAACGGGTAGAAACTTTGCCGCAGGTATGTCAGGTGGAATAGCTTACGTATATGACAAAGACAATAGCTTTGAATCGAAATGTAACAAAGACACTGTTTTGTTGGAAAAAGTTGAAGATGAGAATGAAAAGAACGAAATAAAAGAGTTGATAAAAAAACATTATAAGTACACGAGTAGTAATGTGGCTAAAAACATTTTGAACAACTGGGGGAAAACTAAGGAAAGATTCGTTAAGGTTATACCAAAAGATTACAAAAGAATGATGGATGTTGTAAATAGGATGCATATTGAAGGAATTACTGGCGAAGAAGCTCTTATGAAGGCATTTGAAGAGAATTACAAGCAACAATCTTTGGTTCAAACGCATTGA